Within the Setaria viridis chromosome 3, Setaria_viridis_v4.0, whole genome shotgun sequence genome, the region TTTGTATTGGTTATCACTAGGTTGATGCCTCATGTTGATGCTTTCACAATTTGCATCATGCTGGTTATATTTGTTAAGGAGTTATGGAATATAGATGGGTGCATTTAGTAGCATACTGTTGCATTTATGGAACTAGCCTTAATAGAATTTTACAACTTAATTCCTttacatatttatatataaGCAGCACTGGCATATTAGAATGCATTCAATTTCTTTTTGCAGATTATGTGAATTAGTTACATAGTCAGAAGGTGGCAATATTGGAAGAGCATTTTTGTTTGCTAGCCTTAATATTGGAAGAACTATTTTTCTGTCTAAAAGCTAGGTTTTACTTCTTACTTCGGACGTGTTATATGCTGTGTCTGTGTGAATTGAATAGTTGGAATTGCGGAAATAAATCATTTTGAGGTTTGTATTCACAGGTACTTCAGTGATTTGAAGATTCCATACTACCTTTAGCTTCATGGTTGCAAGACCAAGTTATCATCACCTTCTGAATTTGTGTTCAACATGTTAGTGGTTTAAAAATTGCCAGATTTGGGGGCAATGGCATCTTCTGGTACAAAATCTGATTTGGTGTCCGGTAGCCCTGATGGGCATGGATACTTCAATGCGCAACGTGGGCCCTATGCAGCTGCTTCATTGGAAAGGTCAGGGAGCTTTCGTGAAGGTGGTGATGGTTATGCGATTTTTCCAGCATCAAGCTCATCAAGGTCAGCAGCAGTGGACTCTCTCAGTCTACTTCAATCACTTGCCGTGGATTTAAGACCTGTAACTGCGGATCACAAGACATCTCGGTTTGATCTAAAGAAATCAATAAGTTCTATTTTTGGAACCACCACAGAAGATTCGCCATCAATTCCATCTCTAGGAAGAAATCTATCAAATTCCATTGAAGAGATCAGACGCATCAGGAGTAATCTTAATGATATCTCAAATAAGGCAAGGTATTGTTTCACTAATCACTTTgttatcttgagatgaacttATCAGATGAAAGGGGTAGCATATACTTGAACATAATCTCCATTTTTACAAAGAAACGCATTATCAATGCAAGAATATGTAGTGATGCTGTTTTTTACCTTCTGAGGCAAGTCATGTGGGAAATTTTCCTGCTACATAGGGATTTATATGTGGGTAACTTATGTGCTTCTGTCCTGTCCAAGAATTGTTCATTTTGGTGTATTTTTGCAGGGAAAGATCTAGAGCCTTTGGTGGTGCTGCAATGAAAATTGATAAACTTTGTCCCAATATTGTACGAAAACGTTCTCGAGGAGATGGTTCATCAAATGAACGAGTGCTATCATCTGGAGGAGTTATCCCAAAAAATGTTCCTCAAAGCCATATAAATGCAGACGATATGGAAGTTGGACTTCAGAGAGAAGAGAGGACCAAGAATGCTGGACAAAACAGGAGAATACGTACATCCATGGTTGAGGTTGTCCCTTGTTtctccaaatatttttttctgtttgtttgttttgctTTTATCCTTATAAAAAGGTTTTAATAGTTCATTGCAATGATGATTGCAAGATGGTACAATCGGCTTTGGGATAAGTAGAGAATGAGCTGCCTTCTTTGAACTGatttatatatatgaaattcCTTGCACATCAGCATAGGCCTTGTGTTATCCTGATGCATTTATGTTTTTCATGTGGCTTAGTTGTTGGCTTTTAGCATGCTTAATGTATTCTATTGCCATTGTTAACTTTCATCTGATGATACTTCCTTTACATAGAGATCATGTCGTTTGGTGCCTTATTTAGCCTACTTTGGATTTTTGCACCTTTTATAAATTTTACCTGATGGACATCTGATTTATTAGATGGATGCAAGGACAGCTGGTCCATTAAGGGGGCCCGGGCCTATTGATAGAATCTCAGATCCTGGCAAAGCCACCAATGGCAATTCTGCAGTCACAGAAGAAAAAATCAGAGGTTTGGCAACTAGTATTGATGGTTGGGAGAAGccaaagatgaagaaaaagcGCTCTGCCATTAAGGCAGACATGTCATCGGCTGGTGTTTCGAGGAGTGTTGATGTAGACCGGGAGTCGAAGCAAGGCATGCCACACAAGTTTAGTGGTGATGGTAGGGCGAGAATGGCAAGTTCCCCTAGTTTCAGGTCAGAAATTTAACCACCTTTTTTTCTGAATAGAAATTTAACCACCTTAGGCTTGGAGTTTTTCATCTCTAATTCTCTATTGATTCTGAGATGTTATCGCTTTGTGCTTCTTTTAAGGGCAACTTAACTTTTGTTGCATGAATATAATTGGGAACTTGTTAATATGTTTCTCTCTGAATATTCTACAATGTACAGGTCTGGAACTGTTGCATCTGGCACAAGTAAAGCAGATTTGCTTTCTCCACAAAATGGTCTTGTTGGACGACCCTTAAATAGGAATGACCAAGACAGTGGTTTCCATCCTACTAACAAAAGGGAGCGTCAAGTTGTTTTAGATAAAGAAATGCCCAATCCAAGAACCATTAGCAAGTAAGATATGCTTCATTACTTGTTCCACTCTGTGCTCCTGTGCTCCATTATTTACCACATTAAACTAGGTAGTTGTCTTCTACTGCACATTGAGGCTTGATTAGTTGTTATTAGCATTCCACCACCAACCCAGCTCACACACCTGAACACACAGAACTAGGGCTTGACACATCGATTTTTCAGGCCTAATGAGGATGACAGTGGAGGTAACATCACATCATTACCAAAGGCGAATGGGTCTGCCAGGGGACCCCGATCAAATTCAGGGTCATTATTGAAATCATCTCCAAACATTCATCGATTACAAGCCAGTTCTGATGATTGGGAACATGCTTCTGGAACAAATAAGTTGATTTCTGCTGGTGGATCTGGCAATCCTAAGCGTACGAAATCTACGCATTCATTGTCTCCTCCCACTCAGTGGGGTGGACAGAGGCCTCAGAAGATATCCCGTTCAGCAAGGAAGTCAAATTTAGTCCCTATTATCACCACTGATGGTGCACCGGTACCGGGTTCGCTAGATAGTCCTGTCAATGAAGATTCAGCAGGGCTGCCAAGGCGTGCATCTGTAAATGGTATTCAACAAACAAAACGGGGAGATCATGGGCTCTCAACTGGATCTGAAGGTGATGAGCCTGTAGTTGCTGAAAAGAAGTTAAGAGACAGAAGCAAAAGGGCTGGTGAACTGGATGATGGGCATGGCTCTGGTTTTCAGAAGATTGCTATGCTTGGGCATCCTTCCAAAAGGAATAAGTTGTCTGCTGATGAGGATATTGGAGATGCTGCAAGGAGACAAGGAAGAGTTGGACGGGGTTTTACTCCAACCAGGCCTGGCACTCCTGTATCAATGGACAAGCTTGAAAATGCTCCAACTACAAAACAAAGAAGTGTGAGGACAGTCTCAGAGAGAAATGAGAGGTGATTTCTTCCTCGGCTAAAAAGTAGTTGTATTTCGCTGATCAGTATTCTAACTCTGAATTTTCCATGCAGTAAATCTGGGAGAccaatgatgaagaagatgtcCGAGCGCAAAGGCAATGCACGGCCTAGGCATGCAAATAACAGTGTGCAATCAGACTCTCCTGGTACATGCTCAACAGCTTCTCTTGTTATTGAGTATTGAGTATTGACTATAGCGTTGTTTGCAATAACAAGAGTTTCTGTTAGACACCCTTGGACTTACCTTGCTCACTTTTCAGTGCAATCAGAAGATGATCATGAGGAACTTCTTGCTGCTGCAAATGCTGCCCTAAGTATTGACTTTACcttcaaattcttttttttttaaattttcctTTTGTAAACCATTAAATATTTGAATGATATTTTTTTCTCGTTGTAGGATCTGCTTGCGCAAGTCCATTCTGGCGGCAGGTTGAACCTTTCTTCGCTTTTTTAACCGCAGAAGACATGGCCTATCTTAGTCAACAGGTAAAATGGGGTGATTTTCTTTTGTGTCAAATGACATATTTATTTTTCTGTACATTAATTTATTGTTTCTTGATCAATACTTTGTTGGGTAGATAAATTTGTCAGATGATTCCAGCTCGAGCAGGTCAGTAGAAGGAGATGAAGGCCAAAAATATAAGGTACTTTTATGTTTTGTAACTCTCACTGTAGTACCACTGTACTAGCAAAATTACCATGGTGGTGATGCATTTCTGGGTAGTTACTG harbors:
- the LOC117847916 gene encoding uncharacterized protein; this encodes MASSGTKSDLVSGSPDGHGYFNAQRGPYAAASLERSGSFREGGDGYAIFPASSSSRSAAVDSLSLLQSLAVDLRPVTADHKTSRFDLKKSISSIFGTTTEDSPSIPSLGRNLSNSIEEIRRIRSNLNDISNKARERSRAFGGAAMKIDKLCPNIVRKRSRGDGSSNERVLSSGGVIPKNVPQSHINADDMEVGLQREERTKNAGQNRRIRTSMVEMDARTAGPLRGPGPIDRISDPGKATNGNSAVTEEKIRGLATSIDGWEKPKMKKKRSAIKADMSSAGVSRSVDVDRESKQGMPHKFSGDGRARMASSPSFRSGTVASGTSKADLLSPQNGLVGRPLNRNDQDSGFHPTNKRERQVVLDKEMPNPRTISKPNEDDSGGNITSLPKANGSARGPRSNSGSLLKSSPNIHRLQASSDDWEHASGTNKLISAGGSGNPKRTKSTHSLSPPTQWGGQRPQKISRSARKSNLVPIITTDGAPVPGSLDSPVNEDSAGLPRRASVNGIQQTKRGDHGLSTGSEGDEPVVAEKKLRDRSKRAGELDDGHGSGFQKIAMLGHPSKRNKLSADEDIGDAARRQGRVGRGFTPTRPGTPVSMDKLENAPTTKQRSVRTVSERNESKSGRPMMKKMSERKGNARPRHANNSVQSDSPVQSEDDHEELLAAANAALRSACASPFWRQVEPFFAFLTAEDMAYLSQQINLSDDSSSSRSVEGDEGQKYKGGLEYISQPSTPATSNKDDHTALPNGFGLNQLDNGIGVAWEASCIEPILDQLVHGIGVRGGSSVGQRLIQALIDEDKVESITNNAYISEGYPFDTHEIHFDEGGWKSHSHNYKLEPLMNLEASARGPNGLMMDSDWKYNDELSHKGGNVMDKAKVWPEFQYSEMCFSDRIIIELSEVGVSIEPVPDLAQSEDEDIDTEICKLEGQLHKEVVEKKNLLLKLDGIVRTAKESQQREFSRRAMDRLLLRAYEKYMAFCCPNVSSSKNVNRAGRHAALNFVKRALARCQNYEEVGTSCFDKPTFKDMFLSATSHRSSPDAASQDNNTTVKSLHRASASDASRASSHLTDLSFAREDPWTNNVKQRELLLDEVVGSITGGTLKTSGLGTSLVSNTKGKRSERDREGKGQNRDGGRSGRPSSSNAKGERKNKTKPKQKTANISAPSNSTPGDPQLPAKITPSSNGKDSTAAPAAARRDDPASNDAEMPDLSNLELPGMEVDFGGWLNMDDDDGLQDLDLMGLEIPMDDINEINLMI